Proteins from one Pseudomonadota bacterium genomic window:
- a CDS encoding YhdH/YhfP family quinone oxidoreductase: MTGERFRALVVRENQEGVFTRGVEERSVDDLPPGEVLVRVMYSSLNYKDGLSASGNRGVTRRYPHTPGVDAAGIVAECVGGEFRPGDEVVVSCYDLGMNTSGGFGQYIRVPAGWVMKLPDGLSLKESMIYGTGGFTAAHSVWRLIQGGVKPEHGKVLVTGATGGVGIFSVGILAKAGYEVTAVTGKESAVPFLKERGAAAVITREEATDRSGRMILKGRWSGVVDTVGGELLSTALRSVRYGGVVTCCGNVAGPEFSANVFPFILRGISLLGIDSAECPMALRKEIWQKIGSDWKLGNLESICREVDLDGLDDEINRIMKGGIQGRVVVRI; the protein is encoded by the coding sequence ATGACGGGTGAGCGTTTCAGGGCTCTGGTGGTCAGGGAAAACCAGGAAGGGGTTTTTACGAGAGGCGTTGAAGAGAGAAGTGTTGATGATCTGCCGCCGGGCGAGGTGCTGGTCCGAGTGATGTATTCTTCCCTCAATTACAAGGATGGCTTGTCTGCTTCGGGGAACAGGGGGGTCACCAGGAGATACCCTCATACCCCCGGGGTCGATGCGGCAGGAATTGTTGCAGAATGTGTCGGCGGAGAGTTTCGTCCCGGGGATGAGGTTGTCGTTTCCTGTTATGATCTCGGGATGAACACCTCCGGCGGGTTTGGCCAGTATATCAGGGTGCCTGCCGGGTGGGTGATGAAGCTCCCGGACGGTTTGAGCCTTAAAGAAAGCATGATTTACGGAACCGGCGGTTTTACGGCCGCCCACTCGGTATGGCGTCTGATTCAGGGCGGGGTAAAGCCTGAACATGGAAAGGTTCTGGTGACTGGAGCTACCGGCGGGGTCGGGATATTCAGTGTCGGGATTCTGGCTAAGGCAGGGTATGAAGTAACGGCGGTGACCGGCAAGGAGTCGGCGGTCCCGTTCCTGAAAGAGCGGGGTGCGGCGGCAGTCATCACCAGGGAGGAGGCGACGGACCGGAGCGGCCGGATGATCCTGAAAGGGCGCTGGAGTGGGGTGGTCGATACCGTGGGCGGCGAGCTTTTGTCAACGGCATTACGGTCGGTCAGATACGGTGGGGTGGTTACCTGTTGCGGCAATGTGGCGGGGCCTGAGTTTTCGGCGAATGTCTTTCCCTTTATCCTGCGGGGGATCTCGCTGCTCGGCATCGATTCAGCGGAATGTCCGATGGCGTTGCGGAAAGAGATCTGGCAGAAGATCGGTTCGGACTGGAAACTGGGTAATCTGGAATCCATTTGCCGGGAAGTGGATCTTGATGGTCTTGATGATGAGATCAACAGGATCATGAAAGGCGGTATCCAGGGCAGGGTGGTTGTTAGAATATGA
- a CDS encoding response regulator, producing MEDIILFVDDDEKILAAMRRELMDEDLTALTAGSASEALEVLARMPCKVIVADVKMPGTNGFELLEMAKEINPKIVRMILSGHADVELILAEVNRKGIDRYIVKPWDPGILKKLLCDGVELYDLRQSAGS from the coding sequence ATGGAAGATATTATTCTGTTTGTAGATGATGACGAGAAGATTCTGGCGGCCATGAGGCGGGAGTTGATGGATGAGGATTTAACGGCGCTCACAGCCGGTTCGGCGAGCGAGGCTTTGGAAGTATTGGCCAGAATGCCATGCAAGGTTATTGTCGCCGATGTGAAAATGCCGGGGACCAACGGGTTCGAACTTCTTGAAATGGCAAAAGAGATCAATCCGAAGATTGTCAGGATGATTCTCTCGGGTCATGCCGATGTGGAGCTGATTCTGGCTGAGGTGAATAGAAAGGGGATCGACCGCTATATTGTCAAGCCATGGGATCCGGGGATATTGAAAAAACTGCTTTGTGATGGAGTCGAACTGTATGATTTACGCCAATCCGCCGGTTCCTGA
- a CDS encoding HD domain-containing protein, producing MIDFTPDHELAALRDILDEQESVRLHPFATLSRDSIRRRPEEKAGHRQSFSLDCDRILHSRAYTRYIDKTQVFSLVTNDHISHRVLHVQLVSKIARTVGRFLGLNEDLIEAIALAHDLGHPPFGHEGERLLSDLCLSHGIPEFHHNIQSVVFMDRIEKGGRGWNLSLQVLDGILFHDGETHSDALRPYRTRGFEEIDRIVSQKDEVPLTPEQRVPMTLEGCVVRVCDTIGYIGRDIEDAIELELISREDIPEECVEVLGPTNGTMVYRLVADLIRNGCREDRVSLSPEISKALAKLKRFNYERIYLNPVIKAGFNDIASCYQALFTKYLDDVRRGEKNTEIYREFLSGMGEEYLDSFGPAVKVRDFISGMTDEYLLVRAAELGCRVPRKVVRPVAG from the coding sequence ATGATTGATTTCACTCCTGATCATGAGCTTGCCGCTCTCCGTGATATTCTTGATGAACAGGAATCGGTTCGACTGCACCCTTTTGCCACCTTGAGCCGGGATTCCATCCGACGTCGTCCCGAAGAAAAGGCGGGGCATCGCCAGTCATTCTCGCTTGACTGCGACCGGATCCTCCACTCCAGGGCCTATACCAGATATATCGACAAGACCCAGGTCTTTTCGCTGGTCACCAACGATCATATCTCGCACCGGGTTCTGCATGTGCAGCTGGTTTCCAAGATCGCCCGGACGGTTGGCCGCTTCCTTGGTCTGAATGAGGACCTGATCGAGGCCATTGCCCTGGCCCATGATCTTGGCCACCCGCCCTTCGGGCATGAAGGCGAGCGGCTCTTGTCGGACCTGTGTCTCTCCCATGGGATCCCTGAATTCCACCACAATATCCAGTCGGTGGTCTTCATGGATCGGATTGAAAAGGGCGGGCGGGGCTGGAATCTTTCTCTGCAGGTTCTGGACGGCATCCTGTTTCATGATGGCGAAACCCACAGCGATGCCCTTCGACCATATCGGACAAGGGGCTTTGAAGAAATTGACCGGATCGTCTCCCAGAAAGATGAGGTGCCGCTGACCCCGGAGCAGAGGGTGCCGATGACTCTTGAAGGGTGTGTGGTGAGGGTGTGTGACACGATCGGGTACATCGGGCGGGACATCGAAGACGCTATCGAACTGGAACTGATTAGCCGCGAGGATATCCCTGAAGAGTGCGTCGAAGTCCTCGGGCCGACCAACGGCACCATGGTCTATCGACTGGTTGCCGATCTGATCAGAAACGGTTGCCGTGAAGACAGAGTATCCTTAAGTCCGGAAATTTCTAAAGCTCTTGCGAAACTGAAAAGGTTCAATTACGAGCGAATTTATTTAAATCCTGTTATAAAGGCCGGGTTCAATGATATTGCCTCGTGTTATCAGGCACTTTTTACGAAATATCTGGACGATGTCCGTCGGGGTGAAAAGAACACGGAGATTTACCGTGAGTTTCTTTCCGGGATGGGAGAAGAGTATCTGGACAGCTTCGGTCCTGCGGTCAAGGTCAGGGATTTTATTTCCGGCATGACCGACGAATATCTGCTGGTCAGGGCAGCCGAGCTTGGATGCCGGGTGCCGCGGAAGGTGGTCAGACCGGTTGCGGGTTGA
- a CDS encoding chloride channel protein: MPGRLKKFLPGENSLMVIIATAIGVAAGIANIAFRTVTEIVHDMIFVPGHALATLGGWHILLLPLVPMAGMVLLIPLSLMYPGKVNGYGFPKFLRKVNLEGGIIKFRTIVVKILSTALTIGSGGSAGVEGPIAQVGGALGSQVGQFFRMSGARMKVYIAAGCAGGVGAMFNAPIAGVFFASEIVLLGSYEVSSFAALVISSAIATVISRAYYGESPAFPIPDYHLINPMVEIPLYILMGVIIGLIAVFHIRIFYAIRDRFAELKIHPQLKPIFGAFLVGCLAIFFPQIMGDGYHYIESVLFGNGVVWVMVALIFMKIVATAITLGSGGAGGVFAPALFIGAVIGGAFGGVAHELLPGLTANPGAYAAVGIGAFLAASTHAPVTAIFLLFEMTGNYLIIIPIMLTSIIGTVVASKFNQDSIDTVDFSREGIDIHEGMEMAIMKSIKVGAEITEDVDFISEKANIDQLLAIFRMAERSFYFPVIDETGRMTGIISMQDVKWILHDEEQRMEALVGNVCSKDVIVLTPDDNLYTAMTLFDLKGIEEVPVVEATDNRWVVGMLKRRDVISRYNQEVLKRGISEKKSALQLK, from the coding sequence TTGCCGGGCAGGCTCAAGAAATTCCTGCCCGGGGAAAACTCCCTGATGGTGATTATCGCCACGGCAATCGGTGTTGCGGCCGGTATTGCCAACATCGCTTTCCGGACGGTCACCGAAATCGTCCATGACATGATTTTTGTCCCGGGCCACGCCCTGGCAACCCTTGGCGGCTGGCACATTCTGCTTCTGCCACTGGTGCCGATGGCCGGGATGGTCCTGCTGATTCCTCTTTCCCTGATGTATCCCGGCAAGGTCAATGGCTATGGATTCCCGAAGTTCCTGCGCAAGGTGAATCTTGAGGGCGGGATCATCAAGTTCAGAACCATCGTTGTCAAAATTCTTTCCACCGCCCTCACTATCGGCAGCGGAGGCTCGGCGGGAGTCGAAGGGCCGATTGCCCAGGTCGGCGGCGCCCTTGGTTCCCAGGTGGGCCAGTTTTTCCGGATGTCCGGGGCCAGGATGAAGGTCTATATTGCCGCAGGCTGTGCCGGAGGTGTCGGCGCCATGTTCAACGCCCCCATCGCCGGGGTGTTTTTTGCCTCCGAAATAGTTCTGCTCGGCAGTTATGAAGTCTCCTCCTTTGCGGCCCTCGTGATCTCTTCGGCCATCGCGACGGTTATTTCCCGGGCCTATTACGGAGAGTCCCCCGCTTTTCCGATTCCCGACTATCATCTGATCAATCCGATGGTTGAAATCCCCCTCTATATCCTGATGGGGGTGATTATCGGTCTGATCGCGGTCTTTCATATCAGGATATTCTATGCGATCAGGGACCGCTTTGCGGAGCTGAAAATTCATCCGCAACTCAAACCGATCTTCGGCGCCTTTCTGGTTGGCTGTCTGGCGATCTTCTTTCCCCAGATCATGGGTGACGGCTACCATTATATTGAAAGTGTCCTGTTTGGAAACGGGGTGGTCTGGGTGATGGTTGCCCTGATCTTCATGAAGATCGTCGCCACCGCCATTACCCTCGGTTCAGGAGGGGCCGGAGGGGTTTTTGCCCCGGCGCTGTTTATCGGAGCAGTGATCGGCGGCGCCTTCGGTGGGGTGGCCCACGAACTGCTGCCCGGACTCACGGCCAATCCGGGCGCCTACGCGGCGGTGGGGATCGGGGCATTTCTCGCTGCCTCCACCCATGCCCCGGTCACGGCAATCTTTCTTCTGTTCGAAATGACCGGCAACTATCTGATCATCATCCCGATCATGCTGACCAGTATCATCGGCACCGTGGTCGCTTCGAAGTTCAATCAAGATTCCATCGACACCGTTGATTTCAGCCGGGAAGGCATTGACATCCACGAGGGGATGGAGATGGCGATCATGAAATCGATCAAGGTCGGCGCGGAAATCACCGAAGATGTGGATTTTATCAGTGAAAAAGCCAATATCGATCAATTGCTGGCGATTTTCCGGATGGCCGAACGCAGCTTCTATTTTCCGGTGATCGACGAGACCGGCCGGATGACCGGGATTATCTCCATGCAGGATGTGAAATGGATCCTGCACGATGAAGAGCAGCGGATGGAAGCCCTGGTGGGAAACGTCTGTTCAAAGGATGTTATTGTTCTCACCCCGGATGACAATCTCTATACCGCGATGACCCTTTTTGATCTGAAGGGGATTGAAGAGGTGCCGGTTGTCGAGGCGACCGATAACCGCTGGGTTGTCGGGATGCTGAAGCGGCGCGACGTGATCAGTCGATACAATCAGGAAGTTCTGAAACGGGGGATCAGCGAGAAGAAATCCGCCCTGCAGTTAAAATAA
- a CDS encoding HD domain-containing protein — protein MNPLSFLIISAVVVGSLFLGAALVIQLRSVDDIPKKIVVKWQLISVLMGSFLIGYLLFLAIQIFHADFPLEVLTSAVFFGGGLFVFVITRITLHSLSQIAENERQLKKINLELEQSNLELTKAYDTTIEGWGHALELRDRETEGHSKRVVRMTVDICIEFGMTEEELVHVTRGALLHDIGKMAVPDTVLLKEGELTGEELAQMHKHPLYAYEMLSKIEYLKPALDIPYCHHERWDGTGYPRGLKGKEIPLAARIFSLVDTWDALVSERRYHEPWSKEKARKHIRSRSGTHFDPEVVDVFLQMDCCH, from the coding sequence ATGAACCCGTTGTCATTCCTGATCATATCAGCTGTCGTCGTCGGCAGCCTTTTTCTCGGCGCAGCTCTCGTCATCCAGTTACGTTCCGTTGATGATATCCCTAAAAAAATAGTCGTTAAATGGCAGCTGATCTCTGTTCTGATGGGATCTTTTCTGATCGGCTATCTTCTTTTTCTGGCAATCCAGATCTTTCACGCCGATTTCCCCCTTGAGGTGCTTACTTCCGCCGTATTTTTCGGCGGCGGCCTCTTTGTCTTTGTGATCACCCGGATTACTCTCCACTCCCTGAGTCAGATTGCCGAAAACGAACGGCAATTGAAAAAAATCAATCTTGAACTTGAGCAGAGCAACCTTGAACTGACCAAAGCTTATGACACAACCATCGAGGGCTGGGGACACGCTCTTGAACTGCGGGATCGGGAAACAGAAGGTCACAGCAAAAGGGTGGTCAGAATGACGGTTGATATCTGTATAGAATTCGGGATGACCGAGGAGGAGCTTGTTCATGTCACCCGCGGCGCCCTGCTCCACGACATCGGCAAGATGGCGGTACCCGACACGGTGCTGCTGAAAGAAGGTGAGCTGACCGGTGAAGAACTTGCGCAGATGCACAAGCACCCCCTGTATGCCTACGAGATGCTCTCAAAGATCGAATACCTGAAACCGGCCCTGGACATCCCCTATTGCCATCATGAACGATGGGACGGCACCGGCTACCCGAGGGGCCTGAAAGGCAAGGAGATTCCACTGGCGGCCAGAATATTCTCGCTGGTAGACACCTGGGACGCCCTGGTCAGTGAAAGGCGCTATCACGAGCCCTGGTCGAAGGAAAAAGCCCGGAAACATATCCGGTCACGCTCCGGCACCCATTTTGACCCCGAAGTGGTGGACGTATTTTTACAGATGGATTGTTGTCATTGA
- a CDS encoding ketol-acid reductoisomerase, which yields MGLTFKTEVFDTEIIKLAETEEMVVVGGRDKFPLLPKAFAGIKQIGVIGWGSQGPAQAQNLRDSLEGTSVRVKIGLREGSSSMAAAREAGFTEKNNTLGEMYQVIRESDMVILLISDAAQAENYQQVFDNLKDGATLGLSHGFLLGYIESIGKKFPPNVNVVGVCPKGMGPSVRRLYVQGKKVNGAGINASFAIEQDVNGKATEHALGWAVALGSPYMFMTTLGYEFRSDIFGERGILLGAVHGIVEALYRRYVMEKGMDETAAFIATVENITGPISKTISHEGIIAVYNKLNADDKKVFERIYSLSYGPAFDILLEMYDEVSSCNEIRSVVMAGQRHKRFPMGKIDGTRMWQVGEKVRANRTEAEIRIDPFTAGMYCATMMAQIDLLIEKGHCLSEVANESVIEAVDSLNPYMHHKGVAFMVDNCSTTARLGSRKWAPRFDYNLSQQALCEYDAGKGADAKLIDAFKNHKIHGALATCATMRPSVDIAFLD from the coding sequence ATGGGTCTTACATTCAAGACAGAGGTTTTTGACACCGAAATAATAAAACTCGCCGAAACCGAAGAAATGGTCGTGGTCGGCGGCCGGGACAAATTCCCCCTGCTGCCCAAAGCCTTCGCCGGAATCAAGCAGATCGGCGTAATCGGCTGGGGCTCCCAGGGTCCTGCCCAGGCACAGAACCTGCGTGATTCGCTTGAAGGCACCTCCGTCAGGGTCAAAATCGGTCTTCGTGAGGGAAGCTCTTCCATGGCCGCCGCCCGTGAGGCCGGTTTCACTGAAAAGAACAATACCCTCGGCGAAATGTACCAGGTTATCCGCGAGTCAGACATGGTGATCCTGCTGATCTCGGATGCCGCTCAGGCCGAAAATTACCAGCAGGTCTTCGATAATCTGAAAGATGGCGCGACCCTTGGCCTTTCCCACGGATTCCTTCTCGGTTATATCGAAAGTATCGGCAAGAAGTTCCCGCCCAATGTCAATGTGGTCGGAGTCTGCCCGAAAGGGATGGGGCCTTCCGTTCGCCGCCTGTACGTTCAGGGCAAGAAAGTTAACGGCGCCGGGATCAACGCAAGTTTCGCCATTGAGCAGGATGTGAACGGCAAGGCCACCGAGCATGCACTCGGCTGGGCGGTCGCCCTCGGTTCACCCTACATGTTCATGACTACTCTCGGGTACGAGTTCAGGAGCGACATCTTCGGCGAGCGCGGCATCCTCCTCGGCGCCGTCCACGGGATCGTTGAAGCGCTGTACCGCCGCTATGTCATGGAAAAGGGGATGGATGAAACGGCAGCCTTCATCGCCACCGTCGAGAACATCACCGGACCGATCAGCAAGACCATTTCCCATGAGGGGATCATCGCCGTCTACAACAAGCTGAACGCTGACGACAAAAAGGTGTTTGAGCGGATCTACTCTCTTTCCTATGGTCCGGCCTTCGATATTCTTCTTGAGATGTACGATGAAGTCTCAAGCTGCAACGAGATCAGAAGCGTGGTCATGGCCGGCCAGAGACACAAACGTTTCCCGATGGGCAAGATCGACGGCACCAGAATGTGGCAGGTCGGCGAGAAAGTTCGGGCCAACCGGACCGAAGCAGAAATCAGGATCGATCCTTTCACCGCAGGGATGTACTGCGCAACGATGATGGCCCAGATCGATCTTCTGATCGAGAAGGGGCATTGCTTAAGCGAGGTTGCCAATGAGTCGGTCATCGAGGCCGTTGACTCGTTGAACCCCTATATGCATCATAAGGGGGTGGCCTTCATGGTTGACAACTGCTCAACCACCGCCCGCCTCGGTTCACGAAAATGGGCGCCGCGCTTCGATTACAACCTCTCCCAGCAGGCTCTCTGTGAGTATGACGCCGGCAAGGGCGCCGATGCCAAGCTGATCGACGCCTTTAAAAACCACAAGATCCACGGTGCTCTGGCCACCTGCGCCACCATGCGCCCGTCGGTCGACATCGCCTTCCTCGACTGA
- a CDS encoding tetratricopeptide repeat protein: protein MVGKIMIFLCCLLPAPMIASASVVSFEERYVYDAGEADSKLTCRAISLLEVKKLLLERLGTYVQSNTEVVNLQLTRDEVTTLSAGVVKTEIIDEKWDGMSYSLTARVEVDPDSVARMISELIKSDEGGEKIKQLESMNNEAVSRIEDLKQQMAAAQNDLIAINRDYRQAAKVIDSLGAFEKGMDQMREEKFGEAAESFSKAIEMDPRYNNYLMRGKAYRSSRKFDLALADFNKTLELKPTAAEALFQKGRVYLEIGDKRKGVELIQDSARQGNGKARLWLKSKGKSY from the coding sequence ATGGTTGGAAAAATTATGATCTTTCTCTGCTGTCTTCTTCCGGCCCCGATGATTGCTTCCGCCAGCGTCGTCTCATTTGAAGAAAGATATGTCTATGATGCCGGCGAGGCAGACAGCAAGCTCACCTGTCGGGCCATATCTCTTCTTGAGGTCAAAAAGCTCCTTCTGGAAAGACTCGGCACCTATGTGCAGAGCAACACCGAAGTGGTCAACCTGCAGCTTACCAGGGACGAGGTGACAACCTTAAGCGCCGGAGTGGTGAAGACCGAGATCATTGATGAAAAATGGGACGGCATGAGCTATTCGCTCACCGCCCGGGTCGAGGTCGATCCTGACTCGGTGGCAAGGATGATCAGCGAACTGATCAAAAGTGACGAGGGCGGGGAAAAGATTAAACAGCTGGAAAGCATGAACAACGAAGCCGTCAGCAGGATTGAGGACCTGAAGCAGCAGATGGCTGCAGCTCAGAATGACCTGATCGCCATCAACCGTGACTACCGGCAGGCGGCTAAAGTAATCGATTCGCTCGGCGCCTTTGAAAAAGGCATGGACCAGATGCGGGAAGAGAAGTTTGGCGAGGCTGCTGAAAGTTTCAGCAAGGCCATAGAGATGGACCCGCGCTATAATAACTACCTGATGCGGGGGAAGGCATACCGCTCGAGCAGGAAATTTGATCTGGCCCTGGCTGATTTCAACAAAACCCTTGAATTGAAGCCGACCGCGGCTGAAGCGCTCTTCCAGAAGGGGCGCGTTTATCTGGAAATCGGGGACAAAAGAAAAGGGGTTGAATTGATCCAGGATTCCGCCAGGCAGGGGAACGGCAAGGCCAGATTGTGGTTGAAATCAAAGGGGAAAAGTTATTGA